TGCCGTGAGCAGAATGAGATACACCGCAAACAACGCCACACCCTGCAGATAGACCACGACGATGTTGCGCGTGAGCGCGGCGATCAGGAAGAACAAGCTGCCGATGAAAAAGATCTGCACGACCGGATAGTCGAGGAAGAGCTTGAGCGTAAGCAGCAGCAGGTGCCCTGTGATCGGGAGGATGCGATCGTGGTCAGCCCATGGCGCAAAGCAGCCCAGTATCTGGCCGAAGATCATGCCCGCGAAGACCACGATCGTCGTCAGAATGGAACCCAGCCAACGCCCGCCGAGATACGCGAACTTCGAGATCGGCTTCGTGAAGAGCAGTTGATACGTGTTCTGCTGGAAGTCTCGCAGGATCGACGGACCGAAGATGCCCGCCAGCAGCAGGATGCCGAAGAACGACATGTTCATCATCATCTGCAGCGTGGCGTATGGCCCGTTGAGCATCACCTTGCCCGCGCCCACAAACGAGAACGAGTCAGAAGCCGCGACCGAGAGGAATCCGATCAGGCCGTAGACGAAGAAGTACACATACGTCGAAATGCTCTTCAAGCGAAGCTTCAGCTCGAAGGCAAGAAAGCTGAGAAAGAGGCTCATCGTTTCTCCTTGCGCTTAGGCTTTGGCTGTTTGGTGACGCTTGAGGTTGAGGAAGTACACGTCTTCGAGATCGCCCGGCTCCTGCACGAAACCCTCGCCCGGAGCGGTCTCCGCGTACACGCGCACCTGGTGCGCGCCGCCGGCCATGTGCGTGGAGATCATGTCGAAGTTCTGCTCCACCTCGGCCATCTCCTCCTGGCTGTTCACCTGCTTGCAGTAGATGCGGCCTTCGATCGCGCTCAACGCTTCGTTCGGCGCGCCTTCGAGCAGCACGCGTCCGCCGGCGATGATCGCCATGCGCGGGCAAAGTTCCTTCACATCGCCCACGATGTGCGTGGATAGAATGACAACGGTGTCGCGGCCGATGGAGCTCAACAGATTGAGGAAGCGATTGCGCTCTGCCGGATCGAGGCCTGCGGTCGGCTCGTCCACTATGATCAAGCGCGGCTTGCCGAGCAGTGCCTGCGCGATGCCGAAGCGCTGCTTCATGCCGCCGGAGTACCCGCTGAGCGCTTTCTTACGAACGTCCCAGAGGTTCGTCTGCCGCAGCAGTGCTTCCACCTGGTCTTTGCGCTCGCCCGCGTTGGTGATGCCCTTCATCACCGCGAGGTGATTCAGCATGTCCACGGCGGACATCTTCGGGTACACACCGAACTCCTGCGGCAGATAGCCGAGCGTGCGTCGCACGGCGTCCTTGTTCTGCAGCACGTTGATGTCGTCCAGCCAGATGGCGCCCTGGTCGGGCTCCTGCAGTGTCGCAATCGTACGCATCAGCGTCGACTTACCTGCGCCGTTCGGCCCCAGCAGGCCGAACATGTTGTTGCCGATATTCAGGCTGAGGTTTTGCAGAGCCTTTACGCCGTTAGCGTAGGTCTTCGAAATCCCTTCAATGCGAAGCGACACAGATACCTCCAGATTTTGCAGACAGAGTCGTTGACGACCACCTTACCCGCTTCCACGTTGTGCGCCAATACAAATCGATACGCACATCCGTGGGGATAAGTTCCCTCTGCTTTCTGGAGGCCCGAATTACGGCTTCGCCACCGCGCTTTCTATCGGCCCGAGGTATTCGCCCGGTCGATGCTCGCCGTAGATCACAAAGCGCTCCAACACTACGCCAGCATCCACGCGGCAAACATGCATCGTATGCGCGCCTGCGGCCAATTCGCCCAGCGGCACGGAAACGCGCCGTACGCCATCACTTACTGCCTTGCGCCACTCCTCGTCGGTAAGCTTTGGCCACATATCCGCAGTGATTGCGGCGGCATGATCAAGACCCACCGTGAAGCGCAGGCCATGGTCCGGCTGGAACGGCAGCGTCGGCGCGAGGATCGTCTCCAGCGTGCGCGTACCTGCGCTCGTCAGTGTGAACTCATAGCTCACGCACGCCTGCTCGTTCAGCTTCTCCGTGCTCGGCGCGAGCACAGGAAAGCTCTCGATACCTGAACGCGTTTCGCCGAAGTCAGGCAGCACCTCCCAACGCACGCCGCTCGCTGCATCGTTTTCCATGAATTGCGCTGCGTCGATCGTCACGGCACCGGCGTCTTCCACGAAGCCACGTGTATGAGCAAGGTTGTTCGCGTTGAGCATCACCTTGGTCGCGTTATGCGTGCTGTCAGTGATCGTTACGCTTCCCTCGCTGCGGCCCTTCGGGGCCTTCGACCAATCGATACTCACCGCGATCGCCTCATCGCTGACCACGTCGCCGCTCATCTTGCTCAGCACGATCCACGGCGCAGAGGTGGTGGCCGTGAAGCTCACAGGCTTCGTGCCCATCAGGCCAAGATCGATTGTGCGTGTCTGCCGGTTCACAGAGTCAAACTCGGGGAGCGGCTTGTGCATGTACTTGCCCGCACCACCTTCGGGATACACACCCAACTGCGTCGTCTGTGGCACATCCACCTGCGAGACCGCAGGCATGATGTTGCGCGGTGGATCGAACCACGCATAATAACCAAGGTGCGTCTGGTCCATCATGTGGTTCCAACGACCATCGAGCAGACCGTTGTACTCTGCGCTGAGCTTCGCATCCTCTGCGAACAACGAACGCGTCACATCAGCCCAGTGGTTCGCGCTCGCGCGTCCCTGCTTCGCATACAGATGATTGCGTCCTGCGGCGAACATCATGTCGTTCACCACGGCCGAAGCCTTCACCGGGTAGTACGCCAGCTCGAAGTATGCCGCTTGATACTCCTGCGGCAACTGTGTGCGCACCGCATCGGCCTTCTTCACCAGCGCTGCCCACTCTGCCTGTACGCGATCCGCTTCATGGCCTTCGGTGAACGAGTACGTCTCGGGCTCCAGCAACTCCGGCGTGCGGCGGCGATTCAGCTTCGAGTAGCCGGAGATCAACTCGCCGATCTCTGCACCGTGCTCCGCACCGAACTCACGCGCTGACCAGGCATCGGTGTACTGCTGCAGATGGTCCTTGTCCCACAGCTTCGGATCGCGCGCCATCGTGAGGAAGAACTCGATGGGAAACTCCATCGGCTTCAAGTCGCCGACGTTCACAATCCATACGCGGTCCGCGCCATACTGCAGCGCGAGATGCATCTGCTCCCACACCTTCGTGATCGGCGTAACGTTGAGCCACTTATACGAGCGCGGATCGCCCACATAATCGAAGTGATAGTAGATGCCCGCGCCACCGGGACGCTTGCGCTCGGCCGCCGTAGGCAAACGGCGATTGTTGCCCCAGTTGTCATCACACCACAGCAGCGTCACATCATCGGGCACGCGCATGCCCTTCTCGTAGTACTCCTGCACCTCTTTGTAGAGCGCCCAGATCTGTGGGTTCTTCACCTTCGGGTCAGCCTTCTCGGCGATGATCTTGCGCTGGTCGGCAACGATGCCTTCGAGCAGCTTCGTGTTCGCGCTCGCACTCATCGCCATATCACCATCGCCGCGCATACCGATCGTGATCGTGCTCTCGTACTCCTTGTTGCGCGCGATGCCTTCGGTCCAGAACTTCGTCAGCACATCCTTGTTCGTCGTGTAATCCCACTCGCCGGTGCCATGCTTGTGCCACTCTTTCTGCGCGCGAATCATCGGCTCATGATGGCTCGTACCCATCACGATGCCATACTCATCAGCGAGCTTCGGGTTCAGCGGATCGTCTTCGTTGAACGCGTTGTCCCACATCGCGGGCCACAGATAATTCGCGCGTAAACGCAGCAACAACTCAAACACATGCGTATAAAACTTGCTGTTCTTGCCGCCGAACTTCTCCTGCGCCCAGTTCGTCAGCGCAGGCGCTTCGTCGTTGAGAAAAATGCCGCGATACTTCACCGCAGGCGTCGCCATCACGTGGCGGCCCGCTTTCACATACAGCGCATCGTGCGTCTTCACCGGCACATCCGCCCACCAGTACCAGGGCGAAACACCTATCTGCTCCGACAACGTGTAGAGGCCGAAGATCGTGCCTCGCTTGTCCGCGCCAGCGATCACCAACGCACGCTTCACGCCGGGCATCGGATTTTCGACGACCTCGGTCACACCCGCTTCCCACTGCCCTGCAACACCGGCCGTTGACAGCTTCCCGCTGCGAACGAGGTCGTCGATCAACGATGAGTGGCCCATGGTGCCCACGAGCACTGCATCCACATCGCTCGCCTGCGCGCTACGCGTTGGCAGCGCGCCCGTAACGCGCTGCACATCCTGCGCGAACTCGTCCGCTGCATGTTGCACGCCTGGCCAGTCATCGCTGCTCACGATGATCGGCGCGGCCTTGCCCTTCGCTTCCAGCGTGAAGCTTTTCGCTGTTTGGGCTGTGCGAATCAAACGCTCTTCGCCCAATGCATGCGCTCGAGGAGCAACGGAAAACACTGCCGCCACCATGAGCGGAAACGCGAATCGTCTGGAGAGAGAAAACACGGAGGCGACCTTTCGCTCAACGAGCAGAAGAAGTGTGAACCGGCGCCGCATTCGGCTGCCAGATGCGGAAGCGACCGCTCACGTGCAGCATACTCATCATGTACAGCATGCCGTCGTAGTAGCGGTCCGTTCCCGAAGGAACGGGTGTGTCCCAAAGCAGTTGCACGAAGGCTTTGCGCTGCACGGCATTCGTTGCCGCAAGCCCCGCAACGGCCGTGGTCGCAACGAGCCCCGGTGCATGGCCGTGCGACAGAGGCTTGCCATCGACTTCGTAGTGATCGGGAAATGTCTTCATGCCCTGCGAAGCAAAGAAGCCCTGAATGCGATCGCTCAACACGGGCGCATCTGGATTCGCCGCAAACCAGGCTTGGTCGACGGACCAGTTACTCGCCGTGCGCCATGCGTCGAAGCTGAATGTCGCCGAGTTCGGATTCCATTTCGTCGACTGCGGCGTGCCATCAAAGCTCGCATAGTCTGAGGCCAAGCCGGTCTTTGCGTTAGTTGCTTGCGTGAAGAACTTACGGCTCGTCTCCGCCGCGCGCGCCCAGAAAGCACGATCTCCCTTCGGCCCCCACTTCGACCACAGCTCATAAAAATGCGACAAGTGATAACTCGGATCCGTGAACGATCGCTGTGCCTCCGGCACGAACAGGATCATCGCGCGCTGCTCATCCACCATCGGACCTGCGGTGATGACATCATGCCGCACGTTGCCGTTCTTGTCGCGGTGCTCGAACAGCGGATCGTTCGGATGAATGCGAAACGGCCGCGTACGCGTGACGACCGGATGATGACGCATCGTATGCAGCAGTTCATCAGCCTGCTGCTGATAGTTGTAGATGCCCTTTCCGTTGCCCCAGCGATGCGCCGCGAAGTAGAGGCTCATCACGAAGTACTCTTCGCCGTCCGGGGCCGCACCGGTCGAGTTCGCTGTGCCATCGGTGTTCATCGACCACGCAAAGTAGCCCATCGAAGGGTTCTGCGGATCGGTGATGCGCATATAGGTGTTCGCCCAATTCCACAGCGCGTCGAACTCTTCCTTGCGGTTCATTTGCACGGCAATCATCATGCCGTAGCTCATGCCCTCGGTGCGCGCGTCGTGATGCGCCACGTCGGTGATGTACGCGAGCTTGCCGTTCGCATTGCTGCCGGTCTCGTAGTAGACAGCCTGTGTCTGCTTGTCGCCGTGGAAGAGCTGCTGGAAGGTGCTCTCAACGCGCGCGTCGATCTGCTTCTCGCTGTAGCCGGCTTCTGCGAGAAGGTTGCGATACTGCCCGGTCGCGTATGCGCCTTGCGTGGGTGCCTGCGCAGAAACTCGCTGCGCCGCCGCCGTCAACATCAACGGAAGCAACGCAGCGAGGGTGAGTCGAGTGAAGTGCTGCTTCATCACAGCAACGCTCCTTAGAGCTTGTCGGTGTAGATCGAACGAGCGAGCAGGTTCTCGATGCGCTCCTGCTTGCCCGAACGCGGCTGCGGGTTGATGGCGTCGGCTTCGGCCTTCGCAGCGATCTGCTCGAGCGACAGCTTGCCCGTGAACATCGCCTGCGCCTCCGGCGTCTTCCATCCAGCGTAACGCTCGTCGAGGATCGCGTCGTACGTCTTGCTCTCGATCAGCTTGGCTGCCGTGAGGAACGCGCGCGTGCAGAGGTCCACACCACCTACGTGTGCGTGGATGAGATCTTCCTCCGTGAAGCTCTGACGACGCACCTTCGCATCGAAGTTGCAACCGCCCAGACCGAGACCACCCGCCTTGATGACGTGATACATGCTCATCGTCATCGTCCACAGGTCGTTCGGGAACTGGTCGGTGTCCCAACCGAGCAGCGCGTCGCCGCGGTTGATGTCCAGCGAGCCGAGAATGCCGAGCGAGCCAGCCGTTGCGATCTCATGCTCAAAGCTGTGGCCCGCGAGCGTCGCGTGGTTGGCTTCGAGGTTGAGCTTCACTTCGTTCTCCAGGCCGAAACGCTTGAGGAAGCCGTAGCAGGTCGCTGCGTCGAAGTCGTACTGGTGCGAGGTCGGCTCCTTCGGCTTCGGCTCGAGCAGGATCTGGCCCTTGAAACCGATCTTGTGCTTGTAGTCCACGACGAGCGTGAGGAAGCGGCCCATCTGCTCGAGCTCCTGCTTCATGTCGGTGTTCAGCAGCGTCTCGTAGCCTTCACGACCGCCCCAGAGCACGTAGTTCGCGCCGCCAAGCTGCACGGTTGCGTCCATGCAATGCTTCACGGTGGCAGCGCACCATGCGAAGACTTCAGGGTCGGGGTTCGTCGAAGCACCGGCCATGAAGCGCGGATGCGAGAAGAGGTTCGCCGTACCCCAGAGTAGCTTCGTGCTGTAGCTCTGCTGCTTTTCGCCGAGGTAGTCGACGATGGTGTGGAAGTTCTTGAGTGTCTCTGCAAGCGTTGCGCCGCCCGGCGCGATGTCCGCATCGTGGAAGCAGTAGAACGGCAGATCGAGCACGCGGAAGAGTTCAAACGCTGCATCGGCCTTCACCTTTGCGAGCGCGATGGGGTCGCCAGCGCCGCTCCACGGACGGTTGATCGTCGGGCCACCGAACGGGTCGCTGCCGTTCATCGCGAGCGAGTGCCAGTAGGCCACGGCGAAACGCAAGTGCTCCTTGAGCGGCTTGCCCAGCACGACGCGGTCGGCGTCGTAGTACTGATACGCAAGCGGGTTGGTGCTGTCGGGGCCTTCAAACTTTACGGTTTCAAATTTGCTGAATACGGTGTCTGCCATGGGTTGTCTCCAAAGGGTTGATGTCGCGGGGAGGCGACGAAAACTCGTGTGCGGCAGCGCGTCGGCGCGTCGCAGGAAGAAATCTGTTTAGTGTTCGAGCGCCATCGAGCCCTCGATTTCAAACGTTGCGCTCTGCGCCTTCGTCTTCGCGTTCGCATCGTCCGGCTGCGAGCCGCCGATGCTCAGCTTGTACTCGCCAGGCTGCACGGAGATGCGTCCCGCGGCATCTACCTGCGAAAGCTGACGCGGATCAAGCGTGAAGGTCAGCGTCTTCTTCGCACCCGGCGCCAGCGAAACGCGCTGGAAGCCTTCGAGCGCGAGCTTCGGAGAGAGTCCGCCGTTGCTGCCCGCAGGCGGCATCAGGTAAAGCTCAGCCACTTCATCACCCGCGCGCTTGCCGGTGTTTGTCACTGTCACTTCCGCGGTCAGGGTGTTGCCTGCGGCAAGCTTCTTCGTCGAAAGCTTTACGGGCGAATAGGCGAACGTCGTGTAGCTGAGCCCGTAGCCGAAGCGATAGAGCGTCTCGCCTGTGAAGTAACGATAGGTGCGGTTCTTCATCGCATAGTCGCTGAAGCTCGGAAGCTCATCGACGCCGCGATAGAAGGTGATCGGCAAGCGGCCTGCCGGGTTGTTGATGCCCTTCAGCGTGTCGACGATCGCCGCGCCGCCGAACTCGCCGGGGTACCACGCATCGAGGATCGCGTTCGCGTGATCGTTCGCCCAGTTCACCGCAAGCGCTGAACCATTGAGCAGCACAACGATCATCGGCTTGCCCGTTGCGGCGAGCGCCTGTAGCAGCTTCTCCTGGCTTGCAGGCAGCTTGATGTCCGTGCGATCGCCACCGTCGAAGCCTTCAAGCTTCACCTTCAGCTCTTCACCCTCAAGATCAGGCGACAGGCCCATCATCGCGACGATCAAGTCCGACTGCTTGGCCTTCGTCACCGCGTCATCCTGCATCAGCGCGGGCTTAGGAACCCACTCGAAGCGGAGACCCGCGCCGTAGAGCGGCGCATCGTGCGTGTACTCGATCACCACCGCATGCGGCATCGTATCGGCAAAGTGCACATCGAAGCGCGGCGTCGTGGTCTCGCGATATTCAGGGTCGCGCACGTCGTAGCTATCGACCTGCTTGCCGTCGATCTTCACGGTGAAGTGCTCGTTGTCGTGGCACGGATAGCAATGCGCGAGGCGCATGTTGAACTCGTAGTCGCCTGCGCTTGGCGGCGTGATCACGCCGCTCCAACGCACCGCAAACTTCTGCGGCTTGAGCCCAGCCACCGGAGCAGCATAATTCCAGTCGAAGTCCACGATAGGATCGACGCGTGTGGTCACCGGTGACTTCGCGAAGCTCTTCGCAACATCGGTCTCGTCACCCGCGAAGTACTCGGCCTTCAGGCCTTCCACCTGCGAATCGGCTGAAGGATGCAGCACCGTGCTCGGCACGGTGAGCGGAGCGCCGTCCGCATACGACGACCCCTGAGAGTAGAGAATCTTCGACGCGGGAAACGCCTTGCGGAAGCTATCGACCGGAAGCTGCGGATCCTTCGGCACAGCGTTGTAGTTGCCTTCGAGCCCAGCAAGCGACGCGGCGTTCGGACCGATCACCGCGATCGTCTTATAGCGGCCCGGAGCCAACGGCAGAATGCCATCGTTCTTCAGCAGCACCATCGCTTCTTCGCTGGCCTTGCGTGCCATCGCGAGATGTGCGGGCGAGCGGTCTTCGCTGTAAGGGATGCGACCGTACGCGTAGCTCGAAGGTGCGTCGAACAAGCCTAGGCGAATGCGCGCGACGAACAAGCGCTCGATAGAGCGATCAATGTCAGCCTCGCTCACCAGGCCCTGCTTCACGGCCTGCGGCAGCGTCTTGTACGTGGTACCGCAGTTGGTGTCTGTGCCGACGAGGATGCCAGCCGCCGACGCATGCGCCGCGTCCTTGGAGTAGCGGTGCGCGGTCTTCTCGAAGAAGTCATCGACAGCGCCGCAGTCCGAGGTCACAAAACCCGTGAACTTCCAGTCATCGCGCAGGATCTTGCCGAGCAGTAGATCGCTCGCGCACGCAGGCTTGCCGTAGAGTGCGTTGTACGCGCACATGATCGAGTCAGCCTTGCCCTCCACAATCGCGGTGCGGAACTGCGGCAGATACGTGTCCCACAGATCATGCTGCGAAGGCTCTACGTTGAAGCGGTGGCGATCGTTCTCCGGGCCGCTATGCACGGCGAAGTGCTTCGGCGTTGCCACCGAGCGCGGATGCAGCGGGTCCGGCCCCTGCAGGCCGCGGATGAAGTTCAACCCAAGCTGGCCGGTGAGGAACGGGTCTTCGCCGTAGGTCTCTTGACCACGGCCCCAGCGCGGGTCACGGAAGATGTTGATGTTCGGCGACCAGATCGTAAGACCGAGGTAGATGCTGTGCACATTGTGCGCGACCGCATCGTTAAACTTCGCGCGCGCCTCTGTCGAGACGACCTCGCCGATCTTGCTCACCAGCGGCGCGTTCCACGTCGCGGCCATACCGATCGCCTGCGGGAACAGAGTCGCATAGCCCGAGCGCGCCATGCCGTGCAGGCCTTCGCTCCAATAGTCGTATGCCGGCACGCCGAGGCGCGGAATCGCTGGCGCAGTGTTCAGGCTCTGCTCCGCCTTTTCTTCAAGCGTCATGCGCGAGACAAGATCATGCGCACGCGCTTCGGGCGTGAGCTTCGTGTTGAGGTAGGGAGCCGCCGCCGGGGCCTGCGCCGCTGCCGTTGCGACCGACAGCGCGAACAATGCGGAACATACGAGGAGACGCATGGTCAGAAATCCTTGGAACTACCGCGATCCCTCGTCATTGCGAGCCAATCGCTTTACATGCAACAGTCGAAATATATCACTGGAGCGAAGCCCCTGCAGGCTTCGTCCGAGGATGTAGCGTGAAAAGTTAAGCGCGATTCTTGTCGCCCGACTTCGGACGGAAACGCGCCGTGTAGAAACCGCCGAACGCCGTCAGCAGCAGCCCCCACCAGAAGGTGGGATGGAGGTTGTTCAGCACAGTGGGGGCCTCGTGATGTCCAAACCACGCCCACGCGCCGTAGGGCAGCAATACAACTCCGTAAGCCAACGTCATGATGCCTACGAAAAACCAGATGCTCAGCGATTCACCGCGTCCAGTACCTTCACCCATGGTGTCGCTCCTTTCCTAATCCGTTACGAAATAATTTCGTGCAATCTCTAGAAGAACA
The nucleotide sequence above comes from Granulicella cerasi. Encoded proteins:
- a CDS encoding ABC transporter ATP-binding protein; translated protein: MSLRIEGISKTYANGVKALQNLSLNIGNNMFGLLGPNGAGKSTLMRTIATLQEPDQGAIWLDDINVLQNKDAVRRTLGYLPQEFGVYPKMSAVDMLNHLAVMKGITNAGERKDQVEALLRQTNLWDVRKKALSGYSGGMKQRFGIAQALLGKPRLIIVDEPTAGLDPAERNRFLNLLSSIGRDTVVILSTHIVGDVKELCPRMAIIAGGRVLLEGAPNEALSAIEGRIYCKQVNSQEEMAEVEQNFDMISTHMAGGAHQVRVYAETAPGEGFVQEPGDLEDVYFLNLKRHQTAKA
- a CDS encoding glycosyl hydrolase 115 family protein; the encoded protein is MIRTAQTAKSFTLEAKGKAAPIIVSSDDWPGVQHAADEFAQDVQRVTGALPTRSAQASDVDAVLVGTMGHSSLIDDLVRSGKLSTAGVAGQWEAGVTEVVENPMPGVKRALVIAGADKRGTIFGLYTLSEQIGVSPWYWWADVPVKTHDALYVKAGRHVMATPAVKYRGIFLNDEAPALTNWAQEKFGGKNSKFYTHVFELLLRLRANYLWPAMWDNAFNEDDPLNPKLADEYGIVMGTSHHEPMIRAQKEWHKHGTGEWDYTTNKDVLTKFWTEGIARNKEYESTITIGMRGDGDMAMSASANTKLLEGIVADQRKIIAEKADPKVKNPQIWALYKEVQEYYEKGMRVPDDVTLLWCDDNWGNNRRLPTAAERKRPGGAGIYYHFDYVGDPRSYKWLNVTPITKVWEQMHLALQYGADRVWIVNVGDLKPMEFPIEFFLTMARDPKLWDKDHLQQYTDAWSAREFGAEHGAEIGELISGYSKLNRRRTPELLEPETYSFTEGHEADRVQAEWAALVKKADAVRTQLPQEYQAAYFELAYYPVKASAVVNDMMFAAGRNHLYAKQGRASANHWADVTRSLFAEDAKLSAEYNGLLDGRWNHMMDQTHLGYYAWFDPPRNIMPAVSQVDVPQTTQLGVYPEGGAGKYMHKPLPEFDSVNRQTRTIDLGLMGTKPVSFTATTSAPWIVLSKMSGDVVSDEAIAVSIDWSKAPKGRSEGSVTITDSTHNATKVMLNANNLAHTRGFVEDAGAVTIDAAQFMENDAASGVRWEVLPDFGETRSGIESFPVLAPSTEKLNEQACVSYEFTLTSAGTRTLETILAPTLPFQPDHGLRFTVGLDHAAAITADMWPKLTDEEWRKAVSDGVRRVSVPLGELAAGAHTMHVCRVDAGVVLERFVIYGEHRPGEYLGPIESAVAKP
- a CDS encoding glycosyl hydrolase family 8, with protein sequence MKQHFTRLTLAALLPLMLTAAAQRVSAQAPTQGAYATGQYRNLLAEAGYSEKQIDARVESTFQQLFHGDKQTQAVYYETGSNANGKLAYITDVAHHDARTEGMSYGMMIAVQMNRKEEFDALWNWANTYMRITDPQNPSMGYFAWSMNTDGTANSTGAAPDGEEYFVMSLYFAAHRWGNGKGIYNYQQQADELLHTMRHHPVVTRTRPFRIHPNDPLFEHRDKNGNVRHDVITAGPMVDEQRAMILFVPEAQRSFTDPSYHLSHFYELWSKWGPKGDRAFWARAAETSRKFFTQATNAKTGLASDYASFDGTPQSTKWNPNSATFSFDAWRTASNWSVDQAWFAANPDAPVLSDRIQGFFASQGMKTFPDHYEVDGKPLSHGHAPGLVATTAVAGLAATNAVQRKAFVQLLWDTPVPSGTDRYYDGMLYMMSMLHVSGRFRIWQPNAAPVHTSSAR
- the xylA gene encoding xylose isomerase, which codes for MADTVFSKFETVKFEGPDSTNPLAYQYYDADRVVLGKPLKEHLRFAVAYWHSLAMNGSDPFGGPTINRPWSGAGDPIALAKVKADAAFELFRVLDLPFYCFHDADIAPGGATLAETLKNFHTIVDYLGEKQQSYSTKLLWGTANLFSHPRFMAGASTNPDPEVFAWCAATVKHCMDATVQLGGANYVLWGGREGYETLLNTDMKQELEQMGRFLTLVVDYKHKIGFKGQILLEPKPKEPTSHQYDFDAATCYGFLKRFGLENEVKLNLEANHATLAGHSFEHEIATAGSLGILGSLDINRGDALLGWDTDQFPNDLWTMTMSMYHVIKAGGLGLGGCNFDAKVRRQSFTEEDLIHAHVGGVDLCTRAFLTAAKLIESKTYDAILDERYAGWKTPEAQAMFTGKLSLEQIAAKAEADAINPQPRSGKQERIENLLARSIYTDKL
- a CDS encoding glycoside hydrolase family 3 C-terminal domain-containing protein yields the protein MRLLVCSALFALSVATAAAQAPAAAPYLNTKLTPEARAHDLVSRMTLEEKAEQSLNTAPAIPRLGVPAYDYWSEGLHGMARSGYATLFPQAIGMAATWNAPLVSKIGEVVSTEARAKFNDAVAHNVHSIYLGLTIWSPNINIFRDPRWGRGQETYGEDPFLTGQLGLNFIRGLQGPDPLHPRSVATPKHFAVHSGPENDRHRFNVEPSQHDLWDTYLPQFRTAIVEGKADSIMCAYNALYGKPACASDLLLGKILRDDWKFTGFVTSDCGAVDDFFEKTAHRYSKDAAHASAAGILVGTDTNCGTTYKTLPQAVKQGLVSEADIDRSIERLFVARIRLGLFDAPSSYAYGRIPYSEDRSPAHLAMARKASEEAMVLLKNDGILPLAPGRYKTIAVIGPNAASLAGLEGNYNAVPKDPQLPVDSFRKAFPASKILYSQGSSYADGAPLTVPSTVLHPSADSQVEGLKAEYFAGDETDVAKSFAKSPVTTRVDPIVDFDWNYAAPVAGLKPQKFAVRWSGVITPPSAGDYEFNMRLAHCYPCHDNEHFTVKIDGKQVDSYDVRDPEYRETTTPRFDVHFADTMPHAVVIEYTHDAPLYGAGLRFEWVPKPALMQDDAVTKAKQSDLIVAMMGLSPDLEGEELKVKLEGFDGGDRTDIKLPASQEKLLQALAATGKPMIVVLLNGSALAVNWANDHANAILDAWYPGEFGGAAIVDTLKGINNPAGRLPITFYRGVDELPSFSDYAMKNRTYRYFTGETLYRFGYGLSYTTFAYSPVKLSTKKLAAGNTLTAEVTVTNTGKRAGDEVAELYLMPPAGSNGGLSPKLALEGFQRVSLAPGAKKTLTFTLDPRQLSQVDAAGRISVQPGEYKLSIGGSQPDDANAKTKAQSATFEIEGSMALEH